A part of Procambarus clarkii isolate CNS0578487 chromosome 21, FALCON_Pclarkii_2.0, whole genome shotgun sequence genomic DNA contains:
- the LOC123760673 gene encoding uncharacterized protein isoform X2 — translation MQIIEDQRKYRPGFWCGDGVGLEMYYSETPSVSVIITRLPIDNDLTALDAFSSIYVKMSYKFLRRESAVVRYGKPTEPKYLGLRDKTTVCDALFTDCAQRPCFVQSPNFPGMYPRNTTCYYRLSQTRSPPGKRAVIALSQADGHLVHVKSLVQPHDTTERHLKLYGDCYYVGDYVRVYDGDATTSPVLVTFCRGDVVPEIVSSGPNMLIEFTTSPYDYPHHEAPWTHVAGFELRAEARFIPAAAIGEDCRVEIRSSDNSTGWVEGATHSVPPNTTCVWQFLGTHGQVVWITFVHYLRQTQLAKLQAKLCSTQLTISDGDWPGGKAIARHCHDTEPRTCDRARRLLDDANVRPCDWNESYVSTGRNLSMSQYFGDGSIVTKVSFMLRYEFVDRRQTGEWAGDPCTRVVMSDGTSRGNITFTAPRDVFLYGRGGRPSVSCSWRLLGAADQVVRLTINSILTGSSTCRTQVNRQTKALRCIPGGASHMSLSISEWPWADVELPLACVCSHDSIPITQVSHGPDLTLNLTIKGMLPHEDYRHYSFNATYEFLKAPGCLGATRVLSGAAGEIVADSSPSNSKGSCEGFPWLLKTPPKHSLFLTLPRASLDNGTCASDTRLFFHVPGSAEPVLGVCPAADQAAAITFFWPPPEPRVMSPHTPEEQSNTSGASDVNDAEDKPTSRELDFRESDGRESSLVVVWEPRSASSLRLRWLTTWKPADAERTDDGIGTPLTGGLGGWRDEPPDPPCKELCPELSACIPPELWCDGRKHCPEGSDEMVANCLLERVPWLYLTIAVLTLLTLFFITVSAVRRHRNQKAKKRQQDARRVSTQESILPPKEKSLSAYALDYTDMDFETTV, via the exons ATGCAGATCATCGAGGACCAGAGGAAGTACAG GCCGGGGTTCTGGTGCGGAGACGGCGTCGGCCTGGAGATGTACTATTCAGAAACACCCTCTGTTTCCGTCATCATCACGCGGCTACCCATAGACAATGACCTCACTGCTCTTGACGCCTTCTCCAGCATCTACGTGAAGATGTCCTACAAGTTTCTTCGACGGGAGTCGGCTGTAGTGAGGTACGGGAAGCCGACGGAGCCCAAGTACCTGGGTCTGCGAGACAAGACGACAGTGTGCGACGCTCTCTTTACCGACTGTGCCCAGCGGCCGTGCTTCGTGCAGTCTCCAAACTTCCCCGGGATGTATCCGAGAAACACCACCTGTTACTACCGTCTCAGCCAGACGAGGTCGCCACCGGGCAAGAGGGCAGTCATCGCTCTCAGTCAGGCGGACGGCCATTTGGTACATGTAAAGAGCCTGGTGCAGCCGCATGACACCACTGAGCGACATCTCAAGCTCTATGGAGACTGCTACTACGTCGGAGACTATGTGCGGGTATACGATGGCGACGCAACGACCTCACCCGTGTTGGTCACCTTCTGCCGCGGAGACGTCGTGCCCGAGATCGTGTCCTCGGGTCCAAATATGCTTATAGAGTTCACCACCTCTCCTTACGATTATCCTCATCACGAAGCGCCTTGGACACATGTGGCAGGGTTCGAACTGCGAGCCGAGGCGCGTTTCATACCCGCGGCAGCTATTGGTGAAGACTGTCGCGTGGAAATCCGCAGCAGCGACAACAGCACTGGGTGGGTGGAGGGCGCTACACACAGTGTGCCTCCCAACACGACCTGCGTGTGGCAGTTTCTGGGCACGCACGGCCAGGTTGTGTGGATCACCTTCGTGCACTATTTAAGGCAGACGCAACTCGCCAAACTCCAAGCCAAGTTGTGTTCGACGCAGCTGACAATCAGTGACGGAGACTGGCCAGGAGGGAAGGCCATTGCTAGACATTGTCACGACACAGAGCCGCGCACCTGCGACCGTGCCAGACGACTCCTCGACGACGCCAACGTTCGCCCCTGCGACTGGAATGAATCTTATGTCTCCACTGGCAGGAACCTGAGCATGTCTCAGTATTTCGGAGATGGAAGCATTGTTACTAAAGTTTCATTTATGCTCAG GTACGAGTTCGTAGACCGTCGTCAGACAGGAGAGTGGGCGGGCGATCCCTGCACGCGTGTCGTCATGAGTGACGGCACCTCGCGCGGGAACATCACCTTCACCGCCCCGCGGGATGTGTTCCTGTATGGTCGTGGGGGGCGGCCCTCCGTGTCCTGCTCGTGGCGCCTGCTGGGTGCTGCGGACCAGGTGGTGCGGCTCACCATTAACAGCATCCTCACTGGCTCGTCTACCTGCCGGACACAAGTGAACCGGCAGACGAAGGCACTGCGCTGTATACCTGGTGGGGCCTCACACATGTCTCTGTCTATATCTGAGTGGCCCTGGGCTGACGTGGAGCTGCCACTCGCCTGTGTCTGCTCCCACGACTCCATACCCATTACTCAGGTGTCTCATGGGCCAGACCTCACCCTCAACCTCACCATCAAGGGCATGCTGCCCCACGAAGACTACAGACATTACTCCTTCAATGCCACATACGAGTTCCTGAAAGCGCCCGGGTGTCTTGGGGCTACGCGGGTGCTCTCAGGGGCTGCCGGCGAGATTGTGGCAGATTCTTCTCCTTCTAACTCCAAAGGAAGCTGTGAAGGGTTTCCCTGGTTGCTGAAGACTCCGCCAAAACATTCACTCTTCCTGACCTTGCCGCGCGCTAGCCTCGACAACGGCACCTGCGCCTCCGATACTCGCTTGTTCTTCCATGTTCCAGGAAGTGCTGAACCCGTGCTCGGGGTGTGCCCCGCTGCTGACCAAGCTGCGGCCATTACCTTCTTCTGGCCACCTCCGGAGCCTCGAGTGATGAGCCCACACACCCCTGAGGAACAGTCCAATACCAGCGGTGCTTCCGACGTAAACGATGCCGAAGACAAACCCACGAGCCGCGAATTGGACTTTCGAGAGTCTGACGGTCGTGAGTCTtcgctggtagtggtgtgggagcCCCGGAGCGCCTCGAGTCTTCGGCTACGCTGGCTAACCACCTGGAAACCGGCTGATGCTGAGAGGACGGATGACGGAATAGGGACGCCCCTCACGGGTGGCTTGGGAGGGTGGCGGGACGAGCCCCCAGACCCACCCTGCAAGGAGCTGTGCCCGGAGCTGAGCGCATGCATCCCCCCGGAACTCTGGTGTGACGGGCGCAAACACTGTCCGGAAG